The Triticum aestivum cultivar Chinese Spring chromosome 5A, IWGSC CS RefSeq v2.1, whole genome shotgun sequence genomic sequence AGTTTCCCTTTGCAGAGATTACAAGTATCTCCATGCAACAGACTCTTTGGAATACGCGAGCTTGACGGCGATGGTGATGAAGGAAGTGGTGGAAGGGACCTCAAAGAAGACCAATAGTTGCGCCAGGGCAATTATCTGGTTGGCCAGGTAACATATGCTGTTTTATACCATATGTGTTAATTCTGTTTCAAAACCTTAGTTTTCATGTGTCGCCAAAATGCGTTGGGTTTAGGTCGGTGAATTTCTCGATACATTTGCTGGAGGGATTAGTGAAGAACTCAGAGTCAAGCCTGCAAGAGATGGTGGAAGAAGCATACAAGAGCACCCTCAAGCCGTTCCATGGATGGATCTCATCAGCTGCTTACAAGGTATGACCACTTTACTTTGATCAGCTGACATACTGCTGTTCATCATCACGTCTTTTAGTTTTACACGACCATACAAGCTAGCAATTTTTTGGAGATTGTTCACCTGATAAATCTAGTTCATTTATTTTTGATAAATGGCAATACATTAGTACTATCAAGCTGTTATTGCAGCCATTAGCTGGTTTGAGTTGTGTCCACTGAACTAACATCGCGAGCATAATTGCAAACTGTTAGGTAGCATTGCGTCTTATTCCGGAAAGAGACATCTTCATTCAGTTGCTGATGGGGAGCTGCCAGGATCCTGGGTATTTTGGTGAAGATGTCATGGTCTTGGTCTCCATTGTACAACCTCTGCTAGAGGAGATAAATGCCATTTTGGTCGGTGTTCCCCATTATGCACACACACACATTCTTAATGAAACAGTCACTGCATTGCACTGAAGATATGTGTTTCCTGATGCAGTTCATGATTGTTAATATACAGGTAAAGCAACGGCTGGAAAGGCTAAAATCCACCTGAAACACAAGGATGAACAGTCACCTGATGAATCCGCGCATCTACCACTGTATTGCATAACCTAACGGTTAACATTTGACAAAGCATAGGCTTTCATACACCCCCTTATCTAGCCATTCATTTCCGCATCAAGATTCGTGCGAGcacttttgtcttttttgtttcttccaaataaaacaacatatgaactATAAACTTTGGaggacaacaaaacattctaaccagaatgttagaaaaaactttcagattttttgtgAAACATATATACTAAAACTAATATTTTTTACCCCCCCAAAAATCTCATTTTGTATGTTTATGTCGtaccaaaaaatctgaaagttttttcccacattgtagttagaatgttttgttgtcctggaaagtttgaagttcatatatTGTTTCAttttgaagaaacaaaaaagagaaatatgCATGTAACACGTTAATTGTGTAGCACGGATCTCAAAGCAAGATTGTAGGGTATGGATAGGAGGTGTGGAAGCCTGAGCTTTTATAAATCCACATTCCTAAGCTAACTAACCTGCCTTGCCTTGTAAAAATGAAAGGTAAGGACTTGAAATGCAGGGCTTGTGCGCTTTTCTGCAGCGATCTTCTGTTTTAGAGAAGTTGACAGATCTTTAAGCACGGTATTTACGTTTGATCCACATTCCCCAGTTTGATTTATATAATCATTCACACACatcttttttgttttccatgcgtACATGTTTTCTCTTAAGAAATGTATACCAGTACATGTTTTCTCTTAAGATTTATGAACTTGTGTGGATGAGAAGCGAAAAGGTGACAACACCGTTCATGCTTTCGCCAAAAGCGATCACCGAGAATCTTCTTCTTGGTCACTTATAATTGATATATAAGGTGTAACATATTTGTTGTGTTCTTCTTGCTGTCTGCAAGATACAGAAACAAAGCAAATCTTGATTCTTCACCTAATCTCTTCAGATGAGGCTGAGGATGACAACCAAAGATGTTTGCGTTGTCGTGTCGCCGGTCAGCAGAAAGCTAGCTACGCGCAAAGTTACTACTTTTTTTAGTTATCGTATACTCAAGCTGGTGATGATATatgcaagtgttggaaatatgagcaatttaccaaataattttgctaacggaaatgctagataaagcatgactaatatagcagagataaaacaagtcatgcaatctgacagagtgaaggtaaatagcatctgcatatatgaacttgaaataaacacatctagaacagacactagatgaagttgcatatatgaagtagcacctatcatatgtagggcagaaactagagcaaagaactgtggcaggacatctaacagaaagagcaagaacacgtacggaacagcagcagaagaagcactggacttggggtcgacatcctctccagccatgtcgtcgatgagGTTGTCGACATCGAGGAAGAAGTcctcgtcggggaagtagtcgtcggagtccgtgatgaagaagtcagtagttgcgcggagcgctccccaaaaactttatcacccttctcccatacaaGACTCAAAAGGTGtggttccggaggcctactgtcccgacctgcggtgcatgctgcaagccgggatggggaagatcgtagcagcaatgcagtgctcaggaactttgtggcgagagggaggggatcttctggtgtgtctctctggagaggagcgacctctcttatataggcacaggagaaggacgcgAACAGGCTGCGGCGGGAGGTGAAGCAATGAAGGGAGGCAAAGTGAACAGGCAGCGGCCAAAGAGGCGCGCCGTtcggattcagtgtccactacagaaaacgtTTCAGCTTCCACGTGACCTTTCgcatacccgtcgtgcgtggcaaaaatttagacatcggttcggctcattcccgcaacccgcgtcacgtcgtgacgaggcatggcgtggcatggcgaggcgggcggaggaggaggagcgcacgtggatgtccctcttgttctcatgctcatacatgtggggaaagaacctcccttataaagaggtccaactccctctaaactagcaatgtaggactaaacttttgttccacctcttgccttccacgaatgggctgcgtgggcctctaggatttattaggaatttctgaaactgctattgggctaggcccaaaatagacaaaattccagcaatcccccaccagatcccagaggcacacaaaatttgcctttggttcgaaaacactgttttatataccggtactacattggagactgttaagttgaacttccacctagaactctatgctacactagtaagcaacttgaacagtggactaggccttgtactgcaagttttctgcgaatctagcttcacataaagccttgaccaatacgtggctaccgtgggtcttccccgtgggtggagcttatgcgtcatactccgagacctttcatgagtttactagagagaaccctactctcatagattgcgacgtttgacaatcagactcatataggtgtgttcttcaaaagatgttctgcaggacgacatctctgcttcaatgagccacttagaacacattaagatatacatcaacctgccatgcagattaggagagtattgcatcttcatggagtggtattgctaatagtaaggatactctcctctcagttgaccaacagcttgtcttccacatctaattaacgggatctccgatcacaaagaataggttaccactgtgaacaactcatattgtgggtctcatacccatctccctcgatgcattatctatcacattacgtgatagaccattagtaaaaggatctgccagatttttagacgtttggatataatccaatgcaataactccggagtttttcattttcctgacagactttaaccttctctgaacgtgtcttgatgacttcatgttatcctttgagctgctcactttcgtgatcacagtttgattgtcgcagttcataaggatacccggtacaggtttctcaacaaccgacaagtcattcaagagccgacgaagccaatctgcttcgaccttagctgtatctagtgctgtgagttctgcttccattgttgacctcgttaagatggtctgcttgcaagacttccaagaaacagcgccacctccatgagtgaatacataaccgctcgtggcctttatctcatcagcatctgagatccagtttgagtcactatacccttcaagcacctttgggtgcctagtgtagtgaattccataattcgcagtgcctttcaaataacgcagaACTCTCTCTAGAgatttccaatgcacatctcctggttttgaaaaaAATCGACtgagtttgctaacagcaaaagagatgtcaggtcttgtagcactggctaagtacataagcgagccaataatctgagaatatttcaattgatctctagcaattcttcgatccTTTCGAACCagcacactagcatcatatggtgttggagagggcttgcagtcactatagccaaagcaactcaagatcttttccacatagtgagattgaagcaatgtagtcccaccatcatcgtctctcaacaacttgatgttcaagacatcagccactcctaaatctttCATCTCAAAACTTCGAGATAGAAAGtacttgacctccttaataacattcagatttgttccgaaaatcagtatgtcgtcaacatacaagcaaaggataactccctcggccccaccatggcgatagtacacacaattgtcagcttcgtttacaacaaagcctgtagCTGTTAacgttctttcaaacttctcatgccactatttgggtgcttgcttgagtccatacaaagacttcaacaACTTTCACacttttctttcctgaccatctagtacaaacccatctggttgttccatataaatttcctcgtccaactctccatttagtatagcagtcttaacatccatttgatgaacgagaagaccatgcgaggcagctagtgaaagtagaactcgaatagtggtcagtcgagccacaggtgagtaagtatcaaagaagtcttcgccttccttttgggtataacacTTAGCCACGagtcgagccttgtacttttcaatagtaccatcaggcctaagcttcttctttaatacccatttgcatcctatatgtttgcacccataaggacgatcagttatctcccaagtttcattcgccaagatggaatccatctcgctatgaactgcttccttccagtagtcaccatcttcagatgcataggcctctgaaatagaactgggagtgtcatctatgagatacacaagaaaatcatcaccaaaggactttgcagtcctctgtctcttgctcctagtaggaacttcattgttctcctccacaggactttcaaagtgttccatcgaaatggcaggttcggtaattgtaactggttcctgattcgatgaactaggcatctcctgattagatgaggtagccatatccttcatgggaaagatatcttcaaagaaagtcacaTCGTTCGACTCCATGagcgtaccgacatgcatgtcatgtaactcagattttacaaccaagaatctatagccaatgctatgaaaagcatatcccaggaaaatgCAATCCACAGtgtttggtccaagcttccgcttctttggaattggaacattgactttcgccaaacaaccccatgttcgtagataagagagttttaaccttttcttctcccattcctcgaatggagttatgtctttgttctttgtgggaactcggtttaggacatgacatgcagtcaatatcgcctccccctaccatgccttggagagacccgatgtgtctaacatggcgttaaccaaatctgttagagtacggttctttctttcggccaccccatttgactgaggtgaatagggaggcgtcctctcatggattataccatgttccgcacaaaaagcatcaaatttttggaaaatactctccaccacggtcggacctaagcctcttgatttttcgatcaagttggttttccacttcagctttatagatcttgaaaaagttcgaagcctcatccttagatttcagaagatacacacgacagtatctagtggagtcgtcaattaacgtcatgaaatatttctttccacctttagccaaaacaccattcatttcacatagatctgaatgtatgagttctagtggtgcaagatttatCGTTTCCacagtcacatgagacttacgaggttgcttagcttgcacacacactcgacacttggatcccttgacaatggtgaaactagggattaagttcaactttgctagtcgcgacatgcaaccaaagttaacatgacaaagacatgaatgccacacatttgattcactattgttgcaaatatgattaacaactttattgcaaacgtctgataaggataaacgaaacaggcctcctgactcatagcctttaccaacaaaggttccatacttggatattacaaatttattcgactcaaagacaagcttgtagccatctctataCAAAAGAGAtctgctaacaagatttttattgatggaggggacataatgcatgttcttcagccgcacgatcttccacgaagtaaacttcagatcgaccgtgccaacaccacgaacagaagcacttgaaccgttgcccatcagcacggctGAAGTCCATGCGGTCTGATAagatgaaaacatggaaatatcaccgcatacatgcacattagcacccgtgtcaatcaaccaatcaggagaatgacatacggAAAGAATAGTGGGAATATACCATATCcatcatccttcatgtcagtgtctccaatgataACATTAGCGGTCTTGGCGCCTTTCCCAgggtgacgcttgtcatagcgattagggcaactaggagcccaatgatcaggatccccacacacatggcaagcacctttcttcttgtcattcttcttcttgaagttcgtgtgttgcacaaccttgttcttcccatcaaactttgctttacctgttggggaacgttgcagaaaacaaaaattttcctacggtttcaccaagatccatctaggagttcatctagcaatgagtgattagatgcatctacgtaccttgtagatcgcgagcggaagcattcaagaatggggatgagggagtcgtactcgacgtgattcgaatcaccgaagatcctagcaccaaacggacggcacctccgcgttcaacacacgtacggaacagccacgtctcctccttcttgatccagcaagggggaaggagaggttgagggagatggctccagcagcagcacgacggcgtggtggtgatggagctgcagtactccggcagggcttcgccaagcactatggaggaggaggaggtgttggagagggagagggaggcaccaaaggtcaaggtaagaagtcctccatctcccgcactatatataggagggccaaggggggagggggcgctggccctaggagatctaatctcctaggggggtgcggccaaggggaggaatccctcctccccaaggcacctaggaggtgccttcccctcctaggactcttccctccttgaaaccctaggcgcatgggcctcttggggctggtgcccttggcccatgtaggccaaggcgcaccccctacagcccatgtggccccccgggacaggtggccccacccggtggactcctgggacccttccggtggtcccggtacaataccggtgaccccgaaacttgtcccgatgcccgaaatagcacttcctatatataattctttacctccggaccattccggaactcctcgtgacgtccgggatctcatccgggactccgaacaacattcgggttactgcatatacatatccctacaaccctagcgtcaccgaaccttaagtgtgtagaccctacgggttcgggagacatgtagacatgaccgagatcgctctccggtcaataaccaacagcgggatctggatacccatgttggctcccacatgctcctcgatgatctcatcggatgaaccacgatgtcgaggattcaagcaaccccgtatacaattccctttgtcaatcggtatgttacttgcccgagatccgatcgtcggtatcccaatacctcgttcaatctcgttaccggcaagtcactttactcgtaccgtaatgcatgatcccgtgaccagacacttggtcactttgagctcattatgatgatgcattaccgagtgggcccagtgatacctctccgtcatacggagtgacaaatcccagtcttgatccgtgtcaacccaacagacactttcggagatacccgtagtatacctttatagtcacccagttacgttgtgacgtttggtacacccaaagcactcctacggtatccgggagttacacgatctcatggtctaaggaaaagatacttgacattggaaaactctagcaaacgaactatacgatcttgtgctatgtttaggattgggtcttgtccatcacatcattctcctaatgatgtgatctcgttatcaatgacatccaatgtccatagtcaggaaaccatgactatctgttgatcaacgagctagtcaactagaggcttactagggacatgttggtgtctattattcacacatgtattacgatttccggataacacaattatagcatgaataaagacaattatcatgaacaaggaaatataataataatgcttttattattgcctctagggcatatttccaacagtctcccacttgcactagagtcaataatctagttacattgtgatgaatcgaacacccatggaattctggtgttgatcatgttttgctctagggagaggtttagtcaacggatctgctacattcaggtccgtatgtactttacaaatatctatgtctccatcttgaacattttcacgaatggagttgaagcgacgcttgatgtgccttgtcttcttgtgaaacctgggctccttggcaagtgcaatagctccagtgttgtcacagaagagcttgatcggccccgacgcattgggtatgactcctaggtcggtgatgaactccttcacccaaattgcttcatgcgctgcctccgaggctgccatgtactccgcttcacatgtagatcccgccacgacgctctgcttgcaactgcaccagcttactgccccaccattcaaaatatacacgtatccggtttgtgacttagagtcatccagatctgtgtcgaagctagcgtcgacgtaaccctttacgacgagctcttcgtcacctccataaacgagaaacatttccttagtccttttcaggtacttcaggatattcttgaccgctgtccagtgttccttgccgggattactttggtaccttcctaccaaacttacggcaaggtttacatcaggtctggtacacagcatggcatacataatagaacctatggctgaggcataggggatgacactcatctcttctatatcttctgccgtggtcggacattgagctgagctcaatttcacaccttgtaacacaggcaagaaccccttcttagactgatccatattgaacttcttcaatatcttatcaaggtatgtgctttgtgaaagacctatgaggcgtcttgatctatctctgtagatcttgatgcctaatatataagcagcttctccaaggtccttcattgaaaaactcttattcaagtaggccttaatgctgtccaagagttctatatcatttcccatcaaaagtatgtcatctacatataatatgagaaatgctacagagctcccactcactttcttgtaaacgcaggcttctccataagtctgtgtaaacccaaacgctttgatcatctcatcaaagcgaatgttccaactccgagatgcttgcaccagcccataaatcgagcgttggagcttgcacaccttgtcagcattcttaggatcgacaaaaccttccggctgcatcatatacaattcttccttaaggaaaccattaaggaatgccgttttgacgtccatttgccatatttcataatcatagaatgcggcaattgctaacatgattcggacggacttcagcttcgctaccggtgagaaagtctcatcgtagtcaaccccttgaacttgtcgataacccttagcgacaagccgagctttatagatggtcacattaccatccgcgtctgtcttcttcttaaagatccatttattttctatggctcgccgctcaacgggcaagtcagtcaaagtccatacttcgttttcatacatggatcctatctcggatttcatggcttctagccatttgtcggaatccgggcccgccatcgcttcttcatagttcgaaggttcaccgttgtctaacaacatgatttccaagacagggttgccgtaccactctggtgcggaacgtgtccttgtggaccttcgaatttcagtaggagcttgatcagaagtatcttgatcatcatcattaacttcctctctagtcggtgcaggcacctcaggaacattttcttgagttgcgccattttccggttcaagaggtaatacttcatcaagttctactttcctcccacttacttctttcgagagaaactccttctctagaaaggatccattcttggcaacaaagatcttgccttcggatctgaggtagaaggtatacccaatagtttctttagggtatcctatgaagacgcatttttccgatttgggttcgagcttttcaggttgaagtttcctgacataagcatcgcatccccaaacttttagaaacgacagcttaggtttcttcccaaaccataattcaaacggtgtcgtctcaacggatttcgacggagccctatttaaagtgaatgcggcagtctctaaagcatagccccaaaaagatagcggtaaatcggtaagagacatcatagatcgcaccatatctaatagagtgcgattacgacgttcggacacaccattacgctgaggtgttccaggcggcgtgagttgtgaaactattccacattttcttaagtgtgtgccaaactcgtgactcaagtattctcctccacgatctgatcgcaggaacttgattttcctgtcacgttgattctcaacctcactctgaaattccttgaacttttcaaaggtctcagacttgtgtttcattaagtagacatacccatatctactcaagtcatcagtgagggtgagaacataacgatagccaccgcgagcctcaacactcattggaccgcacacatcagtatgtatgatttccaataagttggttgctcgctccattgttcctgagaacggagtcttggtcattttacccatgaggcatggttcgcacgtgtcaaatgattcgtaatcaagagactctaaaagtccatcagcatggagcttcttcatgcgtttgacacctatgtgaccaaggcggcagtgccacaagtatgtgggactatcattatcaatcttacatcttttggtactcacactatgaacatgtgtagcattacgctcgagattcattaagaataaaccattcaccatcggagcatgaccataaaacatatctctcatataaatagaacaaccattattctcggatttaaatgagtagccatctcgaattaaacgagatcctgatacaatgttcatgctcaaagctggcactaaataacaattattaaggtttaaaactaatcccgtaggtaaatgtagaggtagcgtgccgacggcgatcacatcgaccttggaaccattcccgacgcgcatcgtcacctcgtccttcgccagtctccgcttattccgcagctcctgctttgagttacaaatgtgagcaactgcaccggtatcaaatacccaggagctactacgagtactggtaaggtacacatcaattacatgtatatcacatatacctttcgttttgccggccttcttgtccgctaagtatttggggcagttccgcttccagtgaccactttccttgcaataaaagcactcagtctcgggcttgggtccattctttggcttcttcccggcagcttgcttgccgggcgcggcaactcccttgccgtccttcttgaagttctttttacccttgcccttcttgaacttagtggttttattcaccatcaacacttgatgttccttcttgacttctacctctgctgatttcagcatagcaaatacttcaggaatggtcttttccatcccctgcatattgaagttcatcacaaagctcttgtagctcggtggaagcgactgaaggattctgtcaatgaccgcgtcatccgggagattaactcccagctgagtcaagcggttatgtaacccagacatagtgagtatgtgctcactgacagaactattttcctccatcttacagctgaagaatttgtcggagacttcatatctctcgacccgggcatgagcttgaaaaaccattttcagctcttcgaacatctcatatgctccatgtctctcaaaacgcttttggagccccggctctaagctgtaaagcatgccgcactgaacgagggagtagtcatcggtacgtgcctgccaagcgttcataacgtcttgttctgcagggagaacaggtgcgtcacctagcggtgcttgtaggacataatctttcttggcagctatgaggatgatcctcaggttccggacccagtccgtgtagttgctgccatcgtctttcagcttggttttctctaggaacgcgttgaagttgaggactacgttggccatttgatctacaagacatattgtaaagattttagactaagttcatgataattaagttcatctaatcaaattattcaatgaactcccacttagatagacatccctcctagtcatctaagtataacatgatccgagttaactaggccgtgtccgatcatcacgtgagacggactagtcaacgtcggtgaacatcttcatgttgatcgtatcttctatacgactcatgctcgacctttcggtcttctgtgttccgaggccatgtctgtcacatgctaggctcgtcaagtcaacctaagtgtttgcatgtgtaaatctgtcttacacccgttgtatgtgaacgttagaatctatcacacccgatcatcacgtggtgcttcgaaacaacgaactgtcgcaacggtgcacagttagggggaacactttcttgaaattattatgagggatcatcttatttactaccgtcgttctaagtaaacaagatgaaaaacatgataaacatcacatgcaatcaaataataatagtgacatgatatggccaatatcacatagctcctttgatctccatcttggggctccatgatcatcttgtcaccggcatgacaccatgatctccatcatcatgatctccatcattgtgtctccatgaagttgctcgccaactattacttctactactatggctaacgcgtttagcaataaagtaaagtaatttacatggcgtttctcaatgacacgcaggtcatacaaaaaataaagacaactcctatggctcctgccggttgtcatactcatcgacatgcaagtcgtgattcctattacaatagcatgaacatctcatacatcacatatagatcattcatcattcatcacaactttggccatatcatatcacaaagcacttgctgcaaaaacaagttagacgtcctctaattgttgttgcaagttttacgtggctgaagtagggttctagcaagaacgttttcttacctacgtgaaagccacaacgtgatttgtcaacttctatttacccttcataaggaccctttt encodes the following:
- the LOC123101748 gene encoding glycolipid transfer protein 2-like encodes the protein MEAEIERMKMHKGKSELRMAMSKLSMISFGDGDDQEQEWYKIRSSTMDLLCVSKHFLHVLDVIGPTLLVLSQDIEQNVQRVSLCRDYKYLHATDSLEYASLTAMVMKEVVEGTSKKTNSCARAIIWLARSVNFSIHLLEGLVKNSESSLQEMVEEAYKSTLKPFHGWISSAAYKV